In the genome of Halalkalicoccus subterraneus, one region contains:
- a CDS encoding oligosaccharide flippase family protein: protein MPSLLRSIASILSGRVLTLLVGILFTPILVRIISQSQYGLFATIMAGFSIVTLIAKGGLFDATRKVVGDGKDDRQRVSKVVSVSLLISVVYAALTIAAISLSAELGIVPSTYVPYIWAIIIVVFFGNVYAVVRSAFYGVQRESIAEILNISRQLIYSAAALLLAYVGYGVVGVFVGYTLSFVLLSVIGLVVLSSRIPFNLPSRDDVSKYGREIVSFGGYQLIGGVSALLLYRTDILLVEFFNGQNAAALYQSAIVPAEMIWFVPSVIQAAFLQHTAHLWSNDRTDTINRNLQEGVKYAVLSLSLFGIGLFALAEPFLSVYFGPNYVESSTTLQILLVGTFFLGTTRVVTPVLHATGWVRESEFITVLGLVVNLVLNLLLIPEYGIIGAGIGTGVSYVAIFVGNVLLWRRSPLEVVPLSWAVKLIGVQIAFFAVFIAIVSLVNLSPLVSLLVFPPLGFIIFLSLNVTAGYIPVEIVREYASKTLPDR from the coding sequence ATGCCATCGTTACTGCGGTCGATCGCTTCTATCCTTTCGGGACGTGTTCTGACGCTACTCGTCGGAATTCTCTTTACACCAATTCTCGTACGAATTATCTCACAGTCACAGTACGGGTTATTTGCGACGATAATGGCAGGGTTCAGCATTGTCACGCTTATCGCGAAAGGCGGGCTCTTCGATGCAACCAGAAAGGTAGTTGGTGATGGGAAAGACGACCGACAGCGGGTATCAAAGGTCGTCTCTGTATCGTTACTGATCAGCGTCGTCTACGCGGCGCTGACGATTGCCGCAATATCCCTCTCGGCCGAATTGGGAATCGTTCCCTCAACGTATGTCCCTTACATTTGGGCCATCATTATTGTCGTGTTCTTTGGAAACGTGTATGCTGTCGTCAGATCCGCGTTCTACGGTGTGCAGCGCGAATCGATCGCCGAGATACTAAATATCAGCCGTCAGTTGATTTACAGCGCAGCTGCACTACTACTCGCGTACGTCGGATACGGGGTTGTCGGTGTATTCGTGGGCTATACGCTCTCATTCGTCCTTCTCAGTGTAATCGGTTTAGTTGTACTGAGCAGTAGGATCCCGTTCAATCTTCCATCGAGAGACGACGTTTCCAAATATGGGCGCGAGATTGTCTCGTTCGGCGGCTACCAGCTTATCGGCGGTGTGAGCGCACTACTGTTGTATAGAACCGATATCCTCCTCGTCGAGTTCTTCAATGGACAGAACGCGGCCGCACTTTATCAGAGCGCGATCGTTCCTGCAGAGATGATCTGGTTCGTTCCATCAGTAATCCAGGCAGCGTTCTTACAGCATACGGCACATCTGTGGTCAAACGATAGGACGGACACGATCAACAGAAATCTACAGGAAGGTGTTAAATACGCTGTCCTGTCACTATCGCTGTTTGGAATCGGTTTGTTCGCCCTCGCGGAACCGTTCCTCAGCGTCTACTTCGGGCCCAACTACGTAGAGTCATCAACCACGCTGCAGATCCTCCTCGTCGGGACGTTCTTTTTGGGGACAACACGGGTGGTCACACCAGTGTTACACGCAACAGGTTGGGTTCGCGAATCGGAATTTATCACCGTGCTCGGGCTGGTAGTCAATCTCGTCTTGAATCTCCTTTTGATCCCTGAGTATGGTATCATAGGGGCGGGGATCGGAACGGGTGTCTCGTATGTCGCGATCTTCGTCGGGAACGTCCTCCTATGGAGGCGTTCCCCACTCGAAGTCGTCCCCCTCAGCTGGGCGGTCAAACTGATTGGAGTGCAGATCGCGTTCTTCGCCGTATTCATCGCGATCGTCTCGCTCGTTAACCTCTCGCCGTTAGTCTCCCTGCTTGTCTTCCCGCCACTCGGATTCATTATTTTCCTCTCATTGAACGTCACGGCGGGCTACATCCCCGTAGAGATAGTCAGAGAGTACGCGAGCAAGACTCTACCAGATAGGTGA
- a CDS encoding aldolase/citrate lyase family protein, which yields MQGIDSAAIVSQHPTTDWVWVDGEHGAIWIEEIRHKMATFPDDTAGLVRIPAGDPKEVEQVETPEIIEQIEEVAAIDGIDSLLVGPNDLSNFMGVSPDSTEFKNAVDRVLRASQENDIVPGYWVGSNDESEFVEEGWQLLSLGSASALLGDAIEERIP from the coding sequence ATGCAGGGCATCGACTCTGCGGCAATCGTCTCGCAACATCCGACGACCGACTGGGTGTGGGTCGACGGCGAGCACGGCGCCATCTGGATCGAGGAGATCCGCCACAAGATGGCGACGTTCCCCGACGACACCGCCGGCCTTGTCCGGATCCCCGCCGGGGATCCAAAGGAAGTCGAACAGGTCGAAACACCGGAGATCATCGAGCAGATCGAAGAAGTGGCGGCGATCGACGGAATCGACTCGTTGCTCGTCGGCCCGAACGACCTCTCGAACTTCATGGGCGTGAGTCCTGATTCGACAGAGTTCAAGAACGCCGTCGATCGCGTGCTCAGAGCGTCCCAAGAGAACGACATCGTGCCGGGCTACTGGGTGGGCTCGAACGACGAATCCGAGTTCGTCGAGGAAGGCTGGCAACTGCTCTCGCTGGGCTCTGCATCCGCGCTACTGGGTGATGCGATCGAGGAGCGAATTCCCTAA
- a CDS encoding glycosyltransferase family 2 protein codes for MSTKNQQTTQSGYEQSVSEQERGQELLLRADSATTPRLSVVMPTLNEEEGITECIDRIRTAIHELGIPSEIIVSDSSTDRTPEIAREMGAIVVTPDEPGYGYAYRYAFEHARGEYIVIGDADTTYDFEDIPRLLDHLQEEDADMVMGSRLGGEIKPGAMPALHQYVGNPALTKFLNTFYGAGVSDAHSGFRIIRSDSLEALDLKTNGMEFASEMIMEAGASDMKIVEVPITYHEREGEANLESFTDGWRHVRFMLENAPGYLFSVPGIVLTAIGMLVMGLSTFGVPISGVAPGVHSMIAGSLLTIVGYQVISLGVFAAVTSDPIQKPTDPITTWAVENIGLEYGAGAGAVIFGLGAIGALLLIGQWAASGFSTLTFTTLSLASFTAIVIGTQTVFSSFFLSAVNQ; via the coding sequence ATGTCAACAAAAAACCAACAAACGACCCAGAGCGGCTACGAACAGTCGGTCTCTGAGCAGGAACGCGGGCAGGAACTCCTTCTCAGAGCGGATAGTGCGACCACTCCTCGACTTAGCGTCGTCATGCCGACGCTCAACGAGGAGGAAGGAATCACCGAGTGCATCGATCGCATCAGGACCGCGATCCACGAGCTGGGCATTCCCAGCGAGATCATCGTCAGCGACAGCTCGACCGACCGCACCCCCGAGATCGCCCGCGAGATGGGGGCGATCGTGGTGACGCCCGACGAGCCGGGCTATGGCTACGCGTACCGGTACGCCTTCGAGCACGCCCGTGGGGAGTACATCGTGATCGGCGACGCCGACACGACCTACGACTTCGAGGACATTCCGCGATTGCTCGACCATCTGCAAGAGGAGGACGCGGACATGGTCATGGGCAGTCGCCTCGGCGGTGAGATCAAACCCGGTGCGATGCCCGCGCTGCACCAGTACGTTGGCAATCCGGCGTTGACGAAGTTCCTGAACACGTTCTATGGCGCTGGTGTGAGTGACGCCCACAGTGGGTTCCGGATCATCCGGAGTGACTCGTTGGAGGCGCTCGATCTGAAGACCAATGGGATGGAGTTTGCCAGCGAAATGATCATGGAGGCCGGGGCTAGTGACATGAAGATCGTCGAGGTGCCCATTACGTATCACGAGCGCGAGGGTGAGGCGAACCTCGAGAGCTTTACCGACGGGTGGCGCCACGTCCGGTTTATGCTCGAGAACGCCCCTGGGTACCTGTTCTCGGTACCGGGGATCGTGCTGACTGCCATCGGGATGCTGGTGATGGGGCTTTCGACGTTCGGGGTGCCGATCAGTGGTGTCGCCCCTGGTGTGCATTCGATGATTGCCGGCAGCCTGCTGACGATCGTTGGTTACCAAGTGATCAGTCTGGGTGTGTTCGCCGCGGTGACGAGCGACCCGATCCAGAAACCCACGGACCCGATCACGACGTGGGCCGTTGAGAACATCGGACTAGAGTACGGAGCAGGAGCCGGAGCGGTGATCTTCGGGCTCGGGGCGATCGGTGCGCTCTTGCTTATTGGACAGTGGGCCGCCTCCGGATTCTCGACGTTGACCTTTACAACGTTGTCGCTTGCTTCGTTTACGGCGATCGTGATCGGGACCCAGACCGTGTTCTCGTCGTTCTTCTTGAGCGCGGTCAATCAGTAG
- a CDS encoding O-antigen ligase family protein, whose product MNAVVKPPTWGGPVVALCCVLASICVTVWFLPSQIGYLLSGGMLLVAIGYGVLTGVSIRTDRVFLVLFGLYWLALAGNYYVTRTDPLLLYVLVTPIAVGATVVVLPALIADDRLVFAKLLTGVSLLLTFVGLGMLAMETRTDEQLFAYVAGPVLGYEGYRITSVFSYWNTYGFLMMVGFLSSLYVYLEERGVLWALSLLIAFAGLVLSNGEAAYVGAGAGGIVMAAGYSFSVFLGFLLLGIASTGTMVRTGQLQALFDSGLSGRLSLWEGTVRRLLDDPYVGIGFENPGAEIMPYSDWKTGVGPHNAYLHILLNTGIIAGSIYLVALAYGALRSMWSLTTTWDFYVVGVLIAILVHIVFESVTLGGLSMTSVFFGLFLGLSLYNYPPTIH is encoded by the coding sequence GTGAACGCAGTAGTCAAGCCGCCGACGTGGGGCGGGCCGGTGGTCGCACTCTGTTGTGTGCTGGCGAGCATCTGTGTGACGGTCTGGTTTCTGCCCTCGCAGATCGGCTACCTGCTGTCGGGTGGCATGCTGCTTGTCGCGATCGGCTATGGCGTGCTGACAGGGGTGTCCATCCGGACGGATCGCGTCTTTTTGGTCCTGTTCGGGCTGTACTGGCTGGCCCTCGCCGGGAACTACTACGTGACGCGAACCGACCCACTGCTGTTGTACGTCCTCGTCACCCCGATCGCAGTCGGAGCGACCGTGGTCGTTCTGCCGGCTCTGATCGCGGACGACCGACTGGTGTTCGCGAAGCTACTTACCGGGGTGAGTCTCCTGCTTACGTTTGTGGGGCTTGGGATGCTCGCGATGGAGACGCGGACCGACGAGCAGCTGTTCGCGTACGTGGCTGGCCCAGTGCTAGGCTACGAGGGCTATCGGATCACTTCCGTGTTCAGCTACTGGAACACGTACGGCTTCCTGATGATGGTCGGATTCTTGAGTTCCCTGTACGTGTATCTGGAGGAACGGGGCGTGCTGTGGGCGCTGTCTCTTCTGATCGCGTTCGCCGGGCTCGTACTCAGTAACGGGGAGGCTGCCTACGTTGGTGCCGGTGCCGGAGGGATTGTTATGGCTGCCGGGTACAGTTTCTCTGTCTTTCTCGGATTCTTGCTTCTGGGGATTGCTAGTACGGGTACGATGGTCCGGACCGGCCAGCTGCAGGCGCTGTTCGATTCCGGACTGTCAGGGCGATTATCCCTGTGGGAGGGGACCGTTCGTCGGCTCCTAGATGACCCCTACGTCGGGATCGGCTTCGAGAATCCCGGCGCCGAGATCATGCCGTATAGCGACTGGAAGACTGGTGTTGGCCCCCACAACGCCTACCTACATATTCTCCTCAATACCGGTATCATCGCCGGGTCGATCTACCTCGTCGCCCTTGCCTACGGTGCGCTCCGGTCGATGTGGTCCCTGACGACGACCTGGGACTTCTACGTCGTCGGAGTTCTAATCGCGATTCTGGTCCATATCGTCTTCGAGTCGGTCACGCTTGGTGGATTGAGCATGACGTCCGTGTTCTTCGGCCTGTTTCTCGGCCTCAGTCTGTATAATTATCCTCCGACTATTCATTAG
- a CDS encoding asparaginase domain-containing protein, giving the protein MPNRRSFLKLTGAAGSAGLMAGTAAADSTEELLADVELPDKSDRPLVRLVTTGGTIASTEEAAEGSGYSVSEEADAIVEAVPVLDYFIDIEVDRVAQKGSSSLLVEDYVGVAKAAKRAEADGAAGVIVTHGTDAIEEDAYFNDLVLDLDIPVAFVGAMRAADAVSADGPSNLLTAARMITREEFHLKDEPSGVYVVLNETIHAARDVTKTHTTKVDTFESGAAGPIAVFTDEQLVLYREPGSYSSNLANADLDATCDMVVPIVTTGAGADAYLIEQASAGKYDVDGILVQATGWWGGTSPSITEASQEALEAGIPVARSTRVHDGPLRLIDEESPIVIMEDLNAWKARLHMMVALSISADLEGVRDSVTEGKYGIDVVAPSSIE; this is encoded by the coding sequence ATGCCAAATAGGAGATCGTTCCTCAAGCTCACTGGCGCCGCCGGAAGTGCAGGGCTGATGGCCGGTACGGCCGCCGCCGACTCCACAGAGGAGCTACTCGCCGACGTCGAACTACCCGATAAAAGCGACCGACCACTGGTCAGGCTCGTCACGACCGGCGGGACGATCGCAAGCACGGAAGAGGCGGCCGAAGGCTCGGGCTACTCCGTCTCCGAGGAGGCTGACGCGATCGTTGAGGCCGTGCCGGTCCTGGATTACTTCATTGATATCGAGGTCGACCGCGTCGCCCAGAAAGGGAGCTCGAGTCTGCTCGTAGAGGACTACGTCGGCGTGGCCAAAGCGGCCAAGCGGGCCGAAGCCGACGGCGCGGCCGGCGTGATCGTCACACATGGCACGGACGCGATCGAGGAGGACGCCTACTTCAACGATCTCGTGTTAGATCTCGACATTCCCGTCGCGTTTGTCGGAGCGATGCGCGCCGCAGACGCCGTGAGCGCCGACGGTCCCTCGAACCTACTGACCGCGGCCCGAATGATCACCCGTGAGGAGTTCCACCTGAAAGACGAACCAAGCGGCGTCTACGTCGTCCTGAACGAGACGATCCATGCGGCACGCGACGTGACGAAAACACACACTACGAAGGTCGATACGTTCGAATCCGGCGCGGCAGGACCGATCGCCGTCTTCACCGACGAGCAGCTCGTCTTGTACCGCGAACCAGGGAGCTACTCGTCGAACCTCGCGAACGCCGATCTGGATGCGACCTGTGATATGGTCGTGCCGATCGTCACCACCGGCGCCGGGGCCGACGCCTATCTGATCGAACAAGCGAGCGCGGGTAAGTACGACGTCGACGGTATCCTCGTCCAAGCGACGGGCTGGTGGGGTGGGACCTCACCGTCGATCACCGAGGCGAGTCAGGAAGCACTTGAAGCCGGCATTCCGGTCGCCCGCTCCACACGCGTTCACGACGGACCGCTCCGACTCATCGACGAGGAGAGTCCGATCGTCATCATGGAGGACCTCAACGCATGGAAGGCCCGCCTCCACATGATGGTCGCCCTCTCGATCAGCGCCGATCTGGAGGGCGTGCGGGACTCCGTGACTGAGGGCAAGTACGGGATCGACGTCGTCGCCCCCTCGTCGATCGAGTAG
- a CDS encoding glycosyltransferase family 2 protein: protein MSGPVSVIIPTYNRRCLLSNAIDSVNSQTYKNIEIIIVDDGSEEDIKEVVNSFDCKNIIYIRHENNKGGSVARNTGIEHAEGDYIAFLDSDDEWRLDKIEKQVNKIEASDKDIDIVYCDYLKGLSSSSQLLLKPHDLREGDIHKDLLSGWMNIMTSQLLIKQSCIEESGGFNPNFPSFQEYDMLVRMAKDSVVAYVDERLVIKNTGRHDQIGDDYCGRFDGLQMFLNEHGEDMIDYFGEDYIKKFSERRLAIIYRSKACERIEQGKTQQAVSVVINEEKNSPEWKIVDIFPLTATLIAGERGRNLIYKVQFHIDCHRYGFIHKSEMNRYA, encoded by the coding sequence ATGTCGGGCCCCGTAAGTGTAATAATACCTACATATAATAGAAGATGTTTATTATCAAATGCGATAGATAGCGTTAATAGTCAGACATATAAGAACATAGAGATAATAATTGTCGATGATGGATCTGAAGAAGATATAAAAGAAGTCGTGAATTCTTTTGACTGCAAAAATATAATATATATACGGCATGAAAATAATAAAGGAGGCAGTGTAGCAAGGAATACGGGTATAGAGCACGCAGAAGGTGATTATATCGCATTTCTCGACTCCGATGATGAATGGCGTCTTGATAAGATCGAAAAACAGGTAAACAAAATAGAGGCATCGGACAAGGACATAGACATTGTCTACTGTGATTATCTCAAGGGATTGAGTTCCTCATCTCAGTTGCTATTAAAGCCCCACGATCTCCGGGAGGGAGACATCCACAAGGATCTATTATCAGGCTGGATGAACATTATGACATCTCAACTCTTGATTAAACAGAGCTGTATTGAGGAATCAGGAGGATTTAACCCCAATTTCCCGAGCTTTCAAGAGTACGATATGCTGGTCAGGATGGCAAAAGATTCAGTCGTCGCGTACGTTGATGAGCGACTGGTGATTAAAAATACCGGAAGGCATGATCAGATTGGGGATGACTATTGTGGGAGGTTTGATGGTCTACAGATGTTTCTCAACGAGCACGGGGAGGACATGATCGACTATTTCGGAGAAGATTACATCAAGAAATTTAGTGAGAGACGACTAGCGATAATATACCGATCGAAAGCGTGTGAAAGGATAGAACAAGGAAAAACACAGCAGGCAGTATCGGTAGTTATTAACGAGGAAAAAAACAGCCCAGAGTGGAAAATAGTGGATATCTTCCCACTTACAGCGACTCTTATCGCTGGAGAAAGAGGGAGAAACCTGATCTATAAAGTACAATTTCATATAGATTGCCACAGGTATGGATTTATACACAAAAGCGAGATGAACAGATATGCATAG
- a CDS encoding sugar phosphate nucleotidyltransferase has product MKAIVLAGGYATRLWPITKERPKMFLPMGETTVIDRIFAGLEADERISEVFVSTNECFETDFREYLAESRFEKPTLSIEGTTREDEKLGVVGALAELVDREEVDEDTLIVAGDNVISFDLSDFLDTFEANGEPTLAAYDVESREQAKSYGLVDLEGDRVTAFQEKPDDPKSTLVSIACYAFPAATLDRLDEYLEAGNNPDEPGWFIQWLHEDQPVYAYTFDEAWFDIGTAESYLEALEWQMNGESYVADDAIVENTELGTNAHILGNAVLQNATVDHSVIFGSARVEDSDIDHSIIDHEAEVRSVNLDGALIGEYTQLNAE; this is encoded by the coding sequence ATGAAGGCAATCGTACTCGCGGGAGGATATGCGACACGGCTCTGGCCCATTACGAAGGAGCGTCCCAAGATGTTCCTACCGATGGGCGAGACGACGGTCATCGATCGGATCTTCGCCGGTCTCGAGGCTGACGAACGAATTTCGGAGGTCTTCGTGAGCACGAACGAGTGTTTCGAGACGGACTTCCGGGAGTACCTCGCCGAGAGCCGGTTCGAGAAACCGACGCTGTCGATCGAGGGCACCACACGGGAAGACGAGAAACTGGGCGTGGTCGGCGCGCTGGCTGAGCTCGTCGATCGCGAGGAGGTCGACGAGGACACCCTGATCGTCGCCGGGGACAACGTCATCAGCTTCGACCTGAGTGACTTCCTCGATACATTCGAGGCGAACGGCGAGCCGACGCTTGCGGCCTACGACGTCGAGAGCCGCGAACAGGCGAAATCCTACGGGCTCGTCGACCTCGAGGGCGACCGGGTCACGGCGTTCCAGGAGAAGCCCGACGACCCCAAAAGCACCCTCGTCTCGATCGCCTGCTATGCGTTCCCGGCCGCAACCCTGGACCGATTGGACGAGTATCTCGAGGCGGGCAACAACCCCGACGAACCGGGCTGGTTCATCCAGTGGCTCCACGAGGATCAGCCGGTGTACGCCTACACGTTCGACGAGGCGTGGTTCGACATCGGGACCGCCGAGAGCTACCTCGAGGCCCTCGAGTGGCAGATGAATGGCGAGAGCTACGTGGCGGACGATGCGATCGTCGAGAACACGGAACTGGGGACGAACGCCCATATCCTCGGGAACGCAGTACTGCAGAACGCGACGGTCGACCACTCGGTCATCTTCGGGAGTGCCCGTGTCGAGGACAGCGATATCGATCACTCGATCATCGATCACGAGGCAGAGGTGCGGTCGGTGAATCTCGACGGCGCGCTCATCGGCGAATATACACAGCTGAACGCCGAGTGA
- a CDS encoding glycosyltransferase — MNIVYSAFRFPKLSESFILNEIYELKSRGHNVVVFAHTDPMEETTHKEIDNLNLPVYHAGPPQLTYQCAKNVLQSFSNPSFYRFGESSLNVPSKFFNAHLLSEFENFLTKLEFHPDLIHAHFTNVRRLPLVYVARKHEIPISVVPHAFGLFADPDYDALEILFNSVNHIISPTEYNKRYIEEHYLPDTSINVVPAVSQLGNREPTGGTVPNRVLTVGRFAEKKGYSYSIEAIAKVVEEYPDVEYHIVGEGNIEPKIRSLIREYGIEKNIEILQQISDDQLSKEYDEAAIFLLPCIIAENGDRDAAPVVLKEAMTMNTACVSTTVSAVPELITDGETGLLTPPRDPGATADAVKTLLKDTEYRDELATAGREHVRENLTPEKAVDKLERVFKEIITR, encoded by the coding sequence ATGAACATCGTATACTCCGCGTTCAGGTTCCCGAAGCTGTCAGAGTCATTCATTCTAAACGAAATCTACGAACTCAAATCGCGCGGCCACAACGTTGTAGTTTTTGCACATACAGACCCGATGGAAGAGACTACCCACAAGGAAATCGATAATCTCAATCTTCCGGTGTACCACGCGGGACCCCCTCAACTGACATATCAGTGTGCAAAAAACGTGCTCCAGAGCTTTTCAAACCCGTCATTTTACCGATTTGGAGAGAGTTCACTGAACGTGCCAAGTAAGTTCTTCAACGCACATCTACTATCAGAGTTCGAGAATTTTCTCACCAAGTTAGAATTCCACCCTGATCTCATCCACGCCCACTTTACGAACGTACGTCGGCTCCCTCTTGTCTACGTCGCTCGAAAGCACGAGATCCCGATTTCGGTCGTACCCCATGCATTCGGGCTGTTCGCCGATCCGGACTACGACGCCCTAGAGATACTGTTTAACAGCGTTAATCATATCATCTCGCCTACTGAGTATAACAAACGATACATCGAAGAACACTACCTACCAGACACGTCTATCAACGTCGTTCCAGCGGTTTCACAGCTTGGAAACAGGGAGCCAACGGGGGGGACTGTCCCAAATAGGGTATTGACCGTTGGACGGTTCGCCGAAAAGAAAGGGTATTCATACTCAATCGAAGCCATAGCGAAGGTAGTAGAGGAGTATCCCGACGTAGAATACCATATCGTCGGAGAGGGGAATATAGAGCCGAAAATTCGCAGCCTGATACGGGAATACGGTATAGAAAAAAATATCGAAATCCTACAGCAAATATCTGACGACCAACTATCGAAAGAATATGACGAGGCCGCGATTTTCCTACTGCCCTGCATAATAGCCGAAAACGGTGACCGTGACGCTGCACCAGTTGTCCTCAAAGAGGCTATGACGATGAACACGGCTTGTGTCTCAACGACCGTTTCGGCTGTTCCAGAACTCATCACCGATGGGGAGACTGGGCTGCTGACACCGCCGAGAGATCCGGGTGCAACGGCTGACGCGGTTAAAACGTTGCTCAAAGACACTGAGTACCGCGACGAGCTTGCAACAGCAGGTAGGGAACACGTCAGAGAAAACCTCACCCCAGAAAAGGCGGTCGACAAGCTAGAGCGAGTGTTCAAGGAGATAATCACGCGTTGA
- a CDS encoding polysaccharide pyruvyl transferase family protein, translating into MDEISTQIRLRRSHDFGIQGSYGTGNIGDKALGERFYEEIQARGRSVEMFNHTTESSNAPNRVLGGGGVLHDWYGTEHLKTRLAYATGGKKAFAIGVGVPGFQSPEGRDLASRVLPELDLITVRDEWSKSNIEAVCDTDVTVTACPVWLYDDPQEPTSDRTGINFRPYFGEKEDMSESALRDHFGYTDLENATERYIENIKRICKFVDNPVFIPFTPKDEKFAQKYLDIPIWPYTFSVEKTLKRVSNVERMVATRYHSLVFASICRKPILPLAYEPKVEEVAERLDLPYYKPHKDIKIEFVSPSGVDRLRTAARENFDLLFEAAE; encoded by the coding sequence ATGGACGAAATCAGCACGCAAATTCGGCTGCGAAGATCGCATGACTTCGGTATACAGGGCAGTTATGGGACGGGTAACATCGGAGATAAAGCTCTGGGAGAACGCTTCTATGAAGAGATACAGGCAAGAGGGAGAAGCGTCGAGATGTTTAACCACACGACAGAGAGCAGTAATGCGCCGAATAGGGTCCTCGGTGGCGGCGGTGTCCTGCACGACTGGTACGGCACGGAGCATCTCAAAACGCGTCTGGCGTACGCAACTGGCGGTAAAAAGGCGTTCGCCATCGGTGTCGGTGTCCCCGGCTTCCAGTCACCGGAGGGGCGCGATCTGGCGTCGCGCGTACTCCCGGAATTGGACCTAATCACGGTTCGTGACGAATGGTCGAAATCGAACATCGAAGCCGTCTGTGACACGGACGTCACTGTCACAGCATGTCCTGTTTGGCTCTACGATGATCCCCAAGAGCCGACCTCAGATCGAACAGGGATAAACTTCCGACCATACTTCGGAGAAAAAGAGGATATGTCGGAAAGTGCACTGAGAGACCACTTTGGCTACACCGATTTAGAGAACGCGACCGAGCGGTATATCGAGAATATAAAACGAATATGCAAATTTGTTGATAATCCAGTATTCATCCCGTTCACGCCGAAAGACGAGAAGTTCGCACAGAAATACCTTGATATCCCGATCTGGCCGTATACGTTCTCCGTCGAGAAGACGCTTAAGCGGGTTTCAAACGTCGAACGAATGGTCGCCACACGATACCACTCGCTTGTCTTCGCGTCGATTTGTAGGAAGCCCATCCTGCCGTTAGCATATGAGCCGAAAGTCGAAGAGGTCGCAGAGCGTCTCGATCTACCGTACTACAAGCCACATAAAGACATTAAGATCGAGTTCGTCTCACCATCGGGCGTTGACCGGCTTCGGACAGCTGCGAGAGAGAACTTCGATCTGCTATTCGAGGCTGCAGAGTGA